The proteins below come from a single uncultured Dethiosulfovibrio sp. genomic window:
- the truA gene encoding tRNA pseudouridine(38-40) synthase TruA, which translates to MRYAVELSYIGQAFAGWQLQPEVSTVQGVLEDALTLLEGSPVRVTGAGRTDGGVHGRGQVASFDLSKEWSPYRLTMALNNNLPETVSIIRASSVPEDFDARASALWREYAYFVWHGPSCYPHIRPMVWWRKADDWDNRLVDRCCSFLLGRHDFGAFCKLSEKPENSYREILKARHIRRGRLSILRIRGTAFLTNMVRIIVGNLDEVGKGRRSPEWFKDLLNGGDRTDSATTAPSSGLFFWRVGYDDF; encoded by the coding sequence TTGAGATACGCCGTAGAGCTCTCCTATATAGGTCAGGCCTTCGCAGGCTGGCAGTTACAGCCGGAAGTCTCAACGGTCCAAGGAGTATTGGAGGACGCCCTCACCTTACTGGAAGGAAGTCCTGTGAGGGTAACCGGAGCGGGCAGGACAGACGGTGGAGTCCACGGCAGAGGACAGGTGGCCTCTTTCGACCTGTCGAAAGAATGGTCTCCTTACAGGCTCACCATGGCCTTGAACAACAACCTCCCTGAGACCGTATCGATCATCAGGGCTTCCTCGGTGCCCGAAGACTTTGACGCCAGAGCCAGTGCCCTTTGGAGGGAATACGCCTACTTCGTATGGCACGGCCCATCCTGTTATCCCCACATAAGGCCTATGGTGTGGTGGAGAAAGGCGGACGACTGGGATAATCGTCTTGTGGACCGGTGTTGCTCATTTCTTCTGGGCAGACACGACTTTGGGGCTTTCTGCAAGCTATCGGAGAAACCGGAAAACAGCTATCGGGAGATACTGAAGGCGAGACACATCCGAAGAGGCAGATTATCGATCCTCAGGATAAGAGGAACCGCCTTCCTCACCAACATGGTCAGGATAATAGTCGGTAACCTGGACGAAGTAGGGAAGGGGAGAAGATCCCCCGAATGGTTTAAAGACCTACTGAACGGAGGAGATCGAACCGACTCGGCCACCACAGCCCCATCTTCAGGTTTATTTTTCTGGCGGGTTGGCTACGACGATTTTTAA
- a CDS encoding rod shape-determining protein, with translation MFGFGNDIGIDLGTATVLIYVKGRGVVLREPSVVAVDQESGKILAVGYEAKNMVGRTPGNVVSVRPLRDGVIADYTMTETMLRYFMRRVNTGFRRFFRNRVMICVPSGATDVERRAVLEAAVEVGAREAYLIEEPMAAAIGANLNVEEPRGKMVVDIGGGTTDVAVISLGGIVVSKSLRIGGDKFDECIMRYLRRQYNLAIGEQMAENLKIMIGTCLPDGEEMEMTLKGRDLVQGLPRQIEVSSRSVCSAIGERVQSIVDGVRNVLELTPPELSADIIDGGVVLTGGGSLLRGLPELISRQTGIRCFAADQPTESVALGTGIALANINRLLDSGKGGILFSARRGRRRRW, from the coding sequence GTGTTTGGTTTTGGAAACGATATTGGAATAGATCTGGGGACCGCCACGGTCCTCATATACGTAAAAGGTCGAGGTGTAGTCCTCAGAGAGCCCTCGGTTGTCGCCGTAGACCAGGAGAGCGGCAAAATACTGGCGGTCGGCTACGAGGCCAAGAATATGGTCGGCAGAACCCCTGGCAACGTGGTCTCCGTACGTCCCCTCAGGGATGGGGTCATCGCAGACTACACCATGACCGAGACCATGCTGCGCTACTTTATGAGACGGGTAAACACCGGTTTCAGACGGTTCTTCCGAAATAGGGTCATGATATGCGTTCCTTCCGGTGCAACCGACGTAGAGAGAAGAGCGGTCCTTGAGGCCGCCGTCGAAGTTGGTGCCAGGGAAGCCTACCTTATAGAGGAGCCGATGGCCGCCGCCATAGGGGCTAACCTGAACGTAGAGGAACCGAGAGGCAAAATGGTCGTTGATATAGGCGGAGGAACCACCGACGTAGCGGTCATATCCCTAGGGGGAATAGTGGTATCAAAATCCCTCCGAATAGGGGGCGATAAATTCGACGAGTGCATAATGAGGTATCTCCGCAGACAGTACAACCTGGCCATAGGGGAACAAATGGCGGAAAACCTCAAAATAATGATAGGCACCTGCCTTCCTGACGGCGAAGAGATGGAGATGACCCTCAAGGGCAGAGACCTCGTCCAGGGACTCCCTCGTCAGATAGAGGTCAGCAGCAGAAGCGTATGTTCCGCCATAGGCGAAAGGGTCCAATCCATAGTGGACGGAGTCAGAAACGTTTTAGAGCTCACGCCGCCGGAGCTTTCTGCCGATATAATAGACGGAGGAGTGGTCCTCACAGGAGGGGGATCCCTACTGAGAGGACTACCGGAACTTATCTCCAGACAGACTGGCATACGGTGCTTTGCCGCTGACCAGCCCACCGAATCGGTGGCCCTGGGAACGGGCATAGCTCTTGCCAACATAAACCGGCTTCTCGACTCCGGCAAAGGCGGCATACTATTCTCCGCTAGAAGGGGTCGACGTCGCCGCTGGTAA
- a CDS encoding flagellar hook-basal body protein yields the protein MHKGIYAGVSAMMVQQTTLDATANNLANVDTAGFRARKAVAKSFPEVLMERIDPAKSQGEIPPWPWRSRPIGVASMNQVLSETYMSTEAGNMQVTDSQMDLALEDVSSFFVVMDGEGNQFYTRAGHFIVNQDGQIVTPDGHLLVGEGGPIEVGEVATVGFSDDGQVIADGEAVGQIQLVQFETPTYLRQAGKNLLVETEESGGPIPQENPQVTVGVLERSNVSVVEEMVRMIEAQRSYEAASKGVQTSDDMTGRLITSLGKV from the coding sequence TTGCATAAGGGAATATACGCCGGAGTATCGGCGATGATGGTCCAACAGACGACCTTGGACGCCACCGCTAACAACCTGGCTAACGTGGACACCGCAGGCTTCAGGGCCAGAAAAGCGGTAGCGAAATCCTTTCCCGAGGTTCTGATGGAGAGGATCGACCCCGCCAAGAGCCAAGGGGAGATCCCTCCATGGCCCTGGAGGAGTCGGCCTATCGGAGTGGCCTCTATGAACCAGGTCCTCTCGGAGACCTACATGTCAACCGAGGCGGGAAACATGCAGGTAACCGACAGCCAAATGGATCTGGCCCTTGAGGATGTCAGCAGCTTCTTCGTCGTCATGGACGGAGAGGGTAACCAGTTCTACACCAGAGCGGGACACTTCATCGTCAACCAGGACGGCCAGATAGTCACCCCTGATGGACACCTGCTGGTCGGAGAAGGCGGTCCTATTGAGGTCGGAGAGGTTGCCACTGTAGGATTCTCCGACGACGGACAGGTCATAGCCGACGGAGAGGCGGTGGGCCAGATACAGCTAGTCCAGTTTGAAACCCCTACCTACCTCAGACAGGCCGGAAAAAATCTCCTCGTGGAGACCGAGGAATCAGGGGGACCTATCCCTCAGGAAAACCCTCAGGTGACCGTTGGAGTCCTGGAGAGGTCCAACGTCAGCGTAGTCGAGGAAATGGTCCGAATGATAGAGGCGCAGAGATCCTACGAGGCGGCCTCCAAAGGCGTTCAGACCTCCGACGACATGACCGGCCGACTGATAACCTCGCTTGGTAAAGTGTAA
- the flgG gene encoding flagellar basal-body rod protein FlgG, protein MIRSLWSGATGMIAQQTNLDVTSNNLANVNTVGFKKVKTNFADLLYQINREPGAPVEGGTTVPTGIQVGLGARVTGTTRIVTPGNFEVTDNPLDVAIEGNAYFQVITPNGEIAYSANGEWRKDGDGQIVTSDGYLLEPAIVIPEDATDITISSTGQVFVKQPGDEANQEVGQIELVRFVNPAGLRAIGRNLFRETEASGAPQVGNPGDDGFPTLEQGILERSNVQVVEEMVNLIVAQRAYEANSKTIQTADRFLELANNLKR, encoded by the coding sequence ATGATAAGATCCCTTTGGAGTGGAGCCACCGGAATGATCGCCCAGCAGACAAACCTGGACGTAACCTCCAACAACCTGGCAAACGTCAACACCGTGGGATTCAAAAAGGTGAAGACCAACTTCGCCGACTTACTCTACCAGATAAACCGGGAGCCCGGAGCCCCTGTAGAGGGAGGCACCACAGTCCCTACAGGCATTCAGGTAGGCCTTGGAGCCAGGGTCACCGGCACCACCAGAATAGTCACCCCTGGTAACTTTGAGGTAACCGACAACCCTCTGGACGTAGCCATAGAGGGCAACGCCTACTTCCAGGTTATAACCCCTAACGGAGAGATAGCCTACTCGGCAAACGGCGAGTGGCGAAAAGACGGCGACGGACAGATAGTCACCTCCGATGGCTACCTTCTGGAGCCTGCCATCGTAATACCGGAGGATGCCACCGATATAACCATAAGCTCCACGGGACAGGTGTTCGTCAAACAGCCTGGAGACGAGGCAAATCAGGAGGTTGGCCAGATAGAGCTGGTCCGATTCGTCAACCCCGCCGGACTAAGGGCGATAGGCAGAAACCTCTTCAGGGAGACTGAGGCCAGTGGAGCCCCACAGGTGGGCAACCCAGGGGACGACGGTTTTCCAACCCTTGAACAGGGCATACTTGAGAGATCTAACGTCCAGGTCGTCGAGGAAATGGTCAACCTCATAGTGGCCCAGAGGGCCTACGAGGCCAACTCCAAGACCATCCAGACCGCCGACAGGTTCCTCGAACTGGCCAATAACCTCAAACGTTGA
- the flgA gene encoding flagellar basal body P-ring formation chaperone FlgA — protein MISDVRRVLWTRRRRMAVGIALALCLCGRAQAVDLSIEVGAGAVVPRSNIRLSHLAQIACDRPDLLMLASSAEISPKGNRIVPGDVTSALTQAGIGGISLKLIMADSVPFRKETDLEVQLKRAAGWPGVLEIASDRALPSGLLLPERLYPGSPSVNLRFSTNQGEQTIPVRLRWLIPGVVAQKPIGRGETVAPSDLAMMTVEYERNRSYYSDPGVLVGMAATRDMAKGQPFTARTTDDVEIVRSGSRVRIIHKKGGLIVSTSGRAMESGSIGDVIKVRNNRTRSIVSGTVTGPDTVEVTLND, from the coding sequence GTGATTTCCGATGTCCGGCGGGTCCTCTGGACCCGCCGTCGTCGTATGGCTGTAGGCATAGCTCTCGCTCTCTGTCTCTGCGGTAGAGCCCAGGCGGTGGACCTATCCATCGAGGTAGGTGCTGGAGCGGTCGTCCCGAGATCGAACATCCGCCTATCCCATCTGGCCCAAATAGCCTGCGATCGTCCTGATCTGCTTATGCTCGCCTCCTCGGCGGAGATCAGCCCTAAAGGAAACAGAATAGTCCCTGGCGACGTTACCTCCGCCCTAACTCAGGCGGGAATCGGTGGAATAAGTCTGAAGCTGATCATGGCCGACTCGGTTCCCTTCAGAAAGGAGACGGATCTGGAGGTCCAGCTTAAAAGGGCCGCTGGTTGGCCGGGGGTGCTGGAGATAGCCAGCGATAGAGCGCTCCCATCAGGCCTTCTTCTCCCCGAACGGCTCTATCCAGGGTCGCCGTCGGTCAACCTGCGGTTCTCTACGAACCAAGGAGAACAGACCATCCCCGTCAGACTTCGCTGGCTTATACCTGGGGTAGTAGCCCAAAAGCCCATAGGAAGAGGGGAGACCGTCGCTCCATCCGATCTTGCGATGATGACGGTAGAGTACGAGAGAAACAGAAGTTACTACTCCGACCCTGGGGTGCTGGTGGGCATGGCAGCCACCAGGGACATGGCAAAAGGCCAACCCTTCACCGCCAGGACCACCGACGACGTAGAGATCGTTCGTTCCGGCTCCAGGGTGCGGATTATCCACAAAAAAGGTGGCCTAATCGTCTCCACCTCAGGTAGAGCTATGGAAAGCGGATCCATAGGGGATGTCATAAAGGTCCGAAACAACAGGACCAGATCTATCGTATCGGGAACCGTAACCGGCCCGGATACAGTGGAGGTTACTCTAAATGATTAA
- a CDS encoding flagellar basal body L-ring protein FlgH, whose protein sequence is MIKKTIILSVAILTLWISPLWAQSLWQDGTNYIGDERPRRVGDIVTVKVDEKTTTKDEAKTETTKDGSATVSEGTGLLDFIRGLGLSSTTSSTGDGKSSRSYSTKAQITCMVTEVLPNGNLVIEGTRDLQTHGETLRMRIRGAIRPQDVDGNNTIDSSRVANVDLIVDGKGTLTKIQKPGFLTQILQAIF, encoded by the coding sequence ATGATTAAAAAAACAATAATACTGTCAGTTGCCATCTTGACTCTCTGGATCTCTCCTCTCTGGGCCCAGTCCCTCTGGCAGGACGGCACCAACTACATAGGGGACGAAAGGCCGAGGAGGGTAGGGGACATCGTCACCGTAAAGGTGGACGAAAAAACCACCACCAAAGACGAGGCCAAAACCGAGACGACCAAAGACGGCAGCGCGACGGTCTCCGAGGGAACGGGGCTTCTGGACTTCATCCGAGGGCTGGGGCTTTCCTCCACCACATCCTCTACAGGAGACGGAAAATCCAGCAGGAGCTACTCAACCAAGGCCCAGATAACCTGTATGGTCACCGAGGTCCTCCCTAATGGAAACCTTGTCATAGAGGGGACCAGAGACCTCCAAACCCATGGAGAGACCTTACGAATGAGGATAAGGGGAGCCATAAGGCCTCAGGACGTGGACGGCAACAACACCATCGACAGTAGCAGAGTCGCCAACGTAGACCTCATAGTGGACGGGAAAGGGACCCTAACAAAAATACAGAAGCCCGGATTCCTGACCCAGATTCTTCAGGCCATATTCTAG
- a CDS encoding flagellar basal body P-ring protein FlgI, translated as MSKTLSATLKLLIVLTIITSTAWANIHPQVRIKDLVDIDGVRSNQLSGVGVVMGLQGTGDKSNMSIQALRNLMRRFGVTLTEKDVKSKNVAVVAVTATLPPFVRPGQTVDVTISAIGDAKSLQGGVLLQTPLQAANGAVYAVAQGPVLVGGFAAGRGGSSVAKNVVTVGQIGGGAIVERDVPTMFSSGGYMSLLLRNPDFTTARRVADAINGKFGNIATPLDAGRVAVQLPGAYASSPSAFVADMENMRVIPDIQARVVVNERTGTVVMGGNVQISSVAVAHGDLTVRIDQNNQVSQPNPFSQGVTTPYANNQVNVEEQRGSFIKMDSTTTVDQLVDAVNSVGATPRDVIGILQAIDRAGALHGELVIM; from the coding sequence ATGTCTAAAACCTTATCTGCCACGCTAAAGTTGCTTATAGTTCTGACCATAATAACCTCCACCGCCTGGGCCAACATCCACCCTCAGGTTCGCATAAAAGACCTGGTCGACATAGACGGCGTCAGATCGAACCAGCTCTCCGGCGTCGGGGTGGTCATGGGCCTTCAGGGGACGGGAGACAAATCCAACATGTCCATTCAGGCCCTCAGAAACCTAATGAGACGATTTGGAGTTACCTTGACCGAAAAAGACGTAAAGAGCAAAAACGTAGCGGTAGTAGCGGTAACCGCCACTTTACCTCCTTTCGTAAGGCCCGGTCAGACCGTCGACGTAACCATCAGCGCCATCGGCGACGCTAAAAGCCTACAAGGTGGGGTTCTGCTTCAGACCCCCCTTCAGGCGGCAAACGGAGCGGTCTACGCCGTAGCTCAAGGACCTGTTCTCGTAGGGGGCTTTGCCGCCGGAAGAGGAGGGTCCAGCGTGGCTAAAAACGTGGTTACCGTCGGCCAAATAGGAGGAGGAGCTATAGTAGAAAGGGACGTCCCAACCATGTTCAGCTCTGGAGGATACATGTCCCTTCTCCTCAGAAACCCTGACTTCACCACCGCCAGAAGGGTGGCGGACGCCATAAACGGAAAATTCGGCAACATAGCCACCCCTCTAGACGCTGGAAGGGTAGCGGTACAGCTTCCCGGTGCCTACGCCTCATCTCCTTCAGCCTTCGTGGCTGACATGGAGAACATGAGGGTAATCCCGGACATACAGGCCAGAGTGGTCGTCAACGAAAGGACCGGAACGGTGGTAATGGGAGGAAACGTCCAGATAAGCTCTGTCGCCGTCGCCCACGGAGATCTGACCGTCAGAATAGACCAGAACAACCAGGTATCCCAGCCGAACCCCTTCTCACAAGGGGTAACGACCCCCTACGCCAACAACCAGGTCAACGTAGAGGAACAGAGAGGGTCTTTCATAAAGATGGACTCCACCACCACCGTCGACCAGCTCGTAGACGCTGTAAACTCCGTAGGGGCGACTCCTAGAGACGTAATAGGCATACTCCAGGCCATCGACAGGGCAGGGGCACTTCACGGAGAGCTTGTCATAATGTAG
- a CDS encoding YkgJ family cysteine cluster protein produces the protein MNSLPELSPWWSEGLRFSCIGCGRCCRGEPGAIYFTEGEENLICDHLNISKELFRAEYVTHRWGDPSIGEKANGECLFYDPATARCAIYRFRPIQCRTWPFWEDILESPDQWAWASRRCPGINEGRLWTESEIRSILEDQL, from the coding sequence ATGAATAGCCTGCCTGAACTATCTCCTTGGTGGAGCGAAGGACTCCGGTTCTCCTGCATCGGATGCGGAAGATGCTGTAGAGGGGAGCCTGGTGCCATATACTTCACCGAAGGGGAAGAAAATCTCATCTGTGATCACCTGAACATATCAAAAGAACTTTTCAGGGCGGAATACGTAACCCACCGTTGGGGGGATCCCAGCATAGGGGAAAAGGCGAACGGCGAATGTCTATTCTACGATCCCGCCACCGCCCGTTGTGCCATATACCGGTTCAGACCCATTCAGTGCCGAACCTGGCCCTTCTGGGAGGATATACTGGAAAGCCCTGACCAGTGGGCCTGGGCCTCCAGACGGTGCCCTGGAATAAACGAAGGCCGACTATGGACTGAGAGCGAGATTCGCTCTATTTTGGAGGATCAACTATGA
- a CDS encoding DUF3084 domain-containing protein: protein MTGLGEILPEINWGLILFTLLLSSAVALLGDILGMKIAKKRITLLGLRPKYTSSVITALTGMVIAFGIMVALSVLSDTVRTALFSMKYVQRQITELTASLQTSRTESELMEIQYIDSLEKLERSTTELEDTKEEISQLKSQRESLQSQIESLSLEASALRKGLEEVREGKVVAFAEELLAQEVVPEGVSDEDLLDIMARLKDKVRFVVSRRASMPYQDISVFRDEADERRVMDRCKVIDSRKVIRARAKSNVIAGEPIYLEYRVYESVQVYREGEILLRRALPPSMENDEIESALHSVLREVNGIAVRDGILADPLTRTVGQIDATDFYEAVERLKDASTPQIVEVLADRDIYTEGPVRVLLKVEPSGR, encoded by the coding sequence ATGACCGGCCTCGGAGAGATACTGCCCGAAATAAACTGGGGCCTCATCCTCTTTACCCTTCTCCTGAGCTCCGCCGTGGCCCTTCTTGGCGACATATTAGGCATGAAAATAGCCAAAAAAAGGATCACCCTGCTGGGACTGAGGCCCAAATACACCAGCTCGGTCATAACCGCCCTGACCGGCATGGTCATAGCCTTCGGTATAATGGTGGCCCTGTCGGTGCTGTCCGACACGGTGAGAACCGCCCTTTTCAGCATGAAATACGTCCAGAGGCAGATCACCGAACTTACAGCCAGCCTTCAGACCAGCAGGACCGAATCGGAACTAATGGAAATTCAATATATCGACAGTCTGGAAAAACTTGAGCGATCGACCACAGAGCTTGAGGATACCAAAGAGGAAATATCTCAGCTCAAAAGCCAGAGGGAATCGCTTCAAAGCCAGATAGAATCCCTAAGCCTCGAGGCCAGTGCCCTCAGAAAAGGCCTTGAAGAGGTCAGAGAGGGTAAAGTCGTCGCCTTTGCGGAAGAGCTTCTCGCCCAGGAAGTGGTCCCCGAGGGAGTGAGCGACGAAGACCTGCTGGATATAATGGCTAGGCTCAAGGACAAAGTTAGGTTTGTCGTATCCAGGCGGGCATCTATGCCCTACCAGGATATATCCGTATTTCGGGACGAAGCGGACGAAAGAAGGGTTATGGATCGGTGCAAGGTAATAGACAGCCGAAAGGTCATAAGGGCCAGGGCAAAATCCAACGTAATAGCCGGGGAGCCTATCTACCTGGAGTATCGGGTATACGAAAGCGTCCAGGTCTACCGTGAAGGGGAAATCCTACTGAGGCGGGCCCTCCCTCCCTCCATGGAAAATGACGAAATAGAATCGGCCCTTCACTCGGTCCTACGGGAGGTAAACGGTATAGCGGTCAGAGACGGCATACTGGCGGACCCCTTAACGAGGACGGTAGGACAGATAGACGCCACCGATTTTTATGAAGCTGTCGAAAGGCTTAAAGACGCCTCCACCCCTCAGATAGTGGAGGTGTTGGCGGACAGGGACATCTACACCGAAGGGCCTGTCAGAGTCCTTCTCAAAGTCGAGCCCAGCGGGAGGTGA
- a CDS encoding GNAT family N-acetyltransferase, with the protein MALSPGELQGLYRFTGWGRSRSVSQIEKMLRGTDLCFSIRYKGQLIAFCRVLTDFVFRASLWDIVVHPDHQGKGLGSSLIDYALNHPAMKDVPMVITYTSELEPFLANQGFKPKDGMMMLLRRPIEYS; encoded by the coding sequence ATGGCCCTCTCTCCAGGGGAGCTCCAAGGGCTCTATCGTTTTACCGGTTGGGGGAGAAGTCGGTCGGTATCCCAGATAGAGAAAATGCTGAGAGGAACCGACCTTTGCTTTTCCATAAGGTATAAAGGCCAGCTTATAGCCTTCTGCCGGGTGCTCACCGACTTCGTTTTCAGGGCCTCCCTATGGGACATCGTTGTCCACCCAGACCATCAGGGCAAAGGGCTAGGCTCGTCGCTCATCGACTATGCCCTCAACCACCCGGCCATGAAAGACGTCCCTATGGTCATAACCTATACCAGCGAACTGGAACCTTTTTTGGCAAACCAAGGATTTAAACCAAAAGACGGAATGATGATGCTCCTTCGCCGTCCTATAGAATACTCCTGA
- the flgM gene encoding flagellar biosynthesis anti-sigma factor FlgM, protein MIDKIGPSYTYTVSKAVKKSNPLPKEQDRNADGLEVSGFGQVLSRSMAEAKKIPDVRQDKVDGIKNQIESGTYNPDTRSIAARLIAAGILED, encoded by the coding sequence ATGATAGACAAAATAGGCCCGAGTTACACATACACCGTATCAAAAGCGGTAAAAAAATCCAATCCCCTGCCCAAAGAGCAGGACAGAAACGCCGATGGCCTGGAGGTTAGCGGCTTCGGCCAGGTGCTGTCCAGATCTATGGCGGAAGCCAAAAAAATTCCCGACGTCCGACAGGACAAAGTCGACGGCATAAAAAACCAGATAGAGTCAGGAACCTACAACCCCGATACCCGGTCCATAGCAGCCCGGCTCATAGCCGCCGGTATCCTTGAGGACTGA
- the flgN gene encoding flagellar export chaperone FlgN — MWQTQLIQHLSSQTEAIEAVLDVVKRQREALKEGRLELLTDLMQELDRAQRQASMQDSLRSALVTKIASEQGCDPTLDSLVAVSGPKRNELLSAGKALRKTVTKAQSEIQILGTLVEESKALNEMMINEWRRLGSTSSEVSGLDLKG; from the coding sequence ATGTGGCAGACCCAGTTGATCCAGCACCTCTCGTCCCAGACCGAGGCCATAGAGGCGGTGCTGGACGTGGTAAAGAGGCAGAGAGAGGCGCTCAAAGAGGGGCGCCTCGAACTTTTGACCGACCTGATGCAGGAGTTGGATCGGGCCCAGAGACAGGCCTCGATGCAGGATTCTCTCCGCTCTGCCTTGGTCACAAAGATAGCCTCCGAACAGGGCTGTGATCCAACCTTGGACAGCTTGGTGGCCGTATCGGGACCTAAAAGGAACGAACTTCTCTCCGCCGGTAAAGCCCTCCGAAAGACTGTGACCAAAGCCCAGTCGGAGATACAGATACTTGGCACCCTTGTGGAGGAGAGCAAGGCCCTCAACGAAATGATGATCAACGAATGGCGAAGGCTCGGAAGCACCTCCTCGGAGGTATCGGGCCTCGACCTGAAAGGCTAG